The genomic interval GGAGCCCGAGGTCGTTGCGGAGGGCCAGCAGCCGTTCGAACAGCTGGCGGGCCTCGTCGACCCGGCCGATCATGGCCAGGTCGTCGGCGAGCCAGAAGGAGCAGGCCAGGAAGGCGCCTTCGTCCCCCTCCAGTCCGTCCACGCCGGCCTCGTCACCGGCGGTGGGGTAGCGCAGGACGAAGCCGTCCGGTGTGGAGAGCTCGCGCTGGATGGCCTCGATGGTGCCGATGACGCGCTTGTCGTCGGGCGGCAGGAAGCCCATCTGCGGGATGAGCAGCAGCGAGGCGTCCAGTTCCTTGGAGCCGTAGGACTGCGTGAAGGTGTTGCGCTCCTTGTCGTAGCCCTTCTCGCAGACGTCGCGGTGGATGTCGTCGCGCAGCTCGCGCCAGCGCTCCAGCGGTCCGTCCACGTCGCCGGACTCGATCAGCTTGATGGTGCGGTCGACGGCGACCCAGGCCATCACCTTGGAGTGCACGAAGTGGCGGCGCGGGCCGCGCACCTCCCAGATGCCCTCGTCCGGCTCGTTCCAGTGGTCCTCCAGATAGCCGATGAGCCGCAGCTGGAGCAGGGAGGCGTAGTCGTTGCGGGCGAGCCCGGTCATGTGCGCGAGGTGCAGCGCCTCGGTGACCTCGCCGTAGACGTCGAGCTGGAGCTGGTCGGCCGCGCCGTTGCCGATCCGCACCGGGGCGGAGTTCTCGTAGCCGGGCAGCCAGGACAGCTCGGCCTCGCCCAGTTCCCGTTCGCCGGCGATGCCGTACATGATCTGGAGGTTCTCGGGGTCGCCGGCGACCGCGCGCAGCAGCCATTCGCGCCAGGCGCGGGCCTCCTCGCGGTAGCCGGTGCGCAGCAGCGAGGAGAGGGTGATGGCGGCGTCGCGGAGCCAGGTGAAGCGGTAGTCCCAGTTGCGGGAGCCGCCGATGTCCTCGGGCAGGGAGGTGGTGGGGGCCGCGACGATCCCGCCGGTCGGCGCGTAGGTGAGCGCCTTGAGCGTGATCAGGGAGCGGACGACGGCGTCCCGGTAGGGGCCGTGGTACGTACAGTGCTCGACCCACTCGCGCCAGAAGTCCTCGGTGGCCTCCAGCGAGCCCTCGGGGTCGGGCAGGGCGGGCGCCTCGCGGTGCGAGGGCTGCCAGCTGATGGTGAACGCGATCCGCTCACCGGGCGAGACGGTGAAGTCGGAGTAGGTGGTGAGGTCCTTGCCGAAGGTCTCCGCGGTGGTGTCCAGCCACACCGAGTCGGGGCCGGCCACGGCCACCGTGCGGTCGCCCACCTTGTGCACCCACGGCACGACGCGCCCGTAGGAGAAGCGCATCCGCAGGGCGGAGCGCATCGGCACCCGGCCGCTGACCCCTTCCACGATGCGGATCAGCTGGGGCGCGCCGTCGCGCGGCGGCATGAAGTCGATCACCCGCACGGTGCCGCGCGGGGTGTCCCATTCGGATTCGAGCACGAGGGAGTCCCCCCGGTACCGGCGCCGGTCGGCGTGCGGTGGCGCCGCCCCCGAGGGGTGCGCCGGGCCGATGCGCCAGAAGCCGTGTTCCTCCGTGCCGAGCAGACCGGCGAACGCGGCATGGGAATCAAAGCGGGGGAGGCACAGCCAGTCGGCCGTGCCGTCCCGGCAGACAAGGGCGGCGGTCTGCATATCGCCGATGAGTGCGTAATCCTCGATACGCCCGGCCACGTCATCTCCAGTCGAACGGCCACGTGACCCCGAAGGGTCCTTTTGCGGTCAAGCGATCTTTGACGAGCTCTTGTTCCGGAAGATGGGGGCACCTCCTGGGCTTCCCCAGCGGTAGCTGGGGGAGAGCGCTGGATAGGGGGTGCCGTGCCGGCCGGCTCGCTGCATGTGTCCGTGCAGGATACGACGCGGAGTTGGTGCGACGCGCGACAGTTGGCGGACGAATCTGAGCCGAATGGGTGGCCTGGGACGCCACCGCCGGGAGGCCCGGGCACCCGCCCCGGGGGTCGGCGGCCGACGCCTTCCGCCGGGTCCCGCCGACCCCCTCCGCGGAGCGGGACGGGGGCTCCGGAGGTGCCCGCCCCGCGTCACCGGACGCGTCCGGGCCGGGGCGCTGATACCCTGGTACCCCGTGGACCGGTGGGCGCAAGACCCCCCAACCGCAGCGACGGCACCCCCGGAGAAGACCGGGTGATCGCCGATACGCACCTCACCTCGCGACCACGGGAGCCCCCCTTTGGCCATTGCCGCAAAGCCCACGACGACCAAGCACCTCTTCGTCACGGGGGGTGTCGCCTCCTCGCTCGGCAAGGGTCTGACGGCCTCCAGCCTGGGCGCGCTGCTCAAGGCGCGGGGTCTGCGGGTCACGATGCAGAAGCTCGACCCGTACCTGAACGTCGACCCGGGCACGATGAACCCGTTCCAGCACGGTGAGGTGTTCGTCACCAACGACGGCGCCGAGACCGACCTGGACATCGGCCACTACGAGCGCTTCCTCGACGTCGACCTCGACGGGTCGGCCAACGTCACCACCGGCCAGGTCTACTCCTCCGTGATCGCCAAGGAGCGGCGCGGCGAGTACCTGGGCGACACCGTGCAGGTCATCCCGCACATCACCAACGAGATCAAGCACCGCATCCGCCGCATGGCGACCGACGACGTCGACGTCGTGATCACCGAGGTCGGCGGCACGGTCGGCGACATCGAGTCGCTGCCGTTCCTGGAGACCGTCCGCCAGGTCCGCCACGAGGTCGGCCGCGACAACGTCTTCGTCGTGCACATCTCGCTGCTGCCCTACATCGGCCCCTCCGGCGAGCTGAAGACCAAGCCCACCCAGCACTCCGTCGCCGCGCTGCGCAACATCGGCATCCAGCCCGACGCGATCGTGCTGCGCGCCGACCGCGAGGTGCCGGCCGCCATCAAGCGCAAGATCTCGCTGATGTGCGACGTCGACGAGGCCGCGGTCGTCGCCGCCATCGACGCCCCGTCGATCTACGACATCCCCAAGGTGCTGCACACCGAGGGCCTGGACGCCTACGTCGTGCGCAAGCTCGACCTGCCGTTCCGCGACGTGAACTGGACCCAGTGGGAGGACCTGCTGGACCGCGTCCACAACCCCGACCACGAGGTCACCGTCGCCCTGGTCGGCAAGTACATCGACCTGCCCGACGCCTACCTCTCGGTCACCGAGGCCATCCGCGCCGGCGGCTTCGCCAACCGCGCCAAGGTCAAGGTCAAGTGGGTCGCCTCCGACGACTGCAAGACCCCGGCCGGTGCCGAGAAGCAGCTCGGCGACGTCGACGCGATCTGCATCCCCGGCGGCTTCGGCGACCGCGGTGTCAACGGCAAGGTCGGCGCCATCACGTACGCCCGTGAGAAGAAGATCCCGCTGCTGGGCCTGTGCCTGGGTCTCCAGTGCGTGGTCATCGAGGCCGCCCGCAACCTGGCCGGCATCGAGGGCGCGAACTCCACCGAGTTCGACCCGGCCACCGCCAACCCGGTGATCTCCACCATGGCCGAGCAGCTGGACATCGTCGCCGGCGAGGGCGACATGGGCGGCACCATGCGACTGGGCATGTACCCGGCGAAGCTCGCCGAGGGCTCCATCGTCCGCGAGGTCTACGACGACCAGCCGTACGTCGAGGAGCGCCACCGTCACCGCTACGAGGTGAACAACTCCTACCGCGCGGAGCTCGAGAAGGCCGGCCTGGTCTTCTCCGGCACCTCCCCGGACAACAAGCTGGTGGAGTACGTCGAGTACCCGCGCGAGGCCCACCCCTACCTGGTCGCCACCCAGGCGCACCCGGAGCTGCGCTCCCGCCCGACCCGCCCGCACCCGCTCTTCGCGGGTCTGGTCAAGGCGGCCGTCAAGCGCAAGCAGGGCTGACCTATACGGTTGCCGGGGTGAGGACCCACGCCATGACGGCGCGGGGCCTCACCCCGGTTTCCCGTTTCTGGAGGTACCCATGGGCATCAAGGACACCGCCGAGGAGTGGCAGGTCAACGCGACCGCGACGCCCTTCGTCGGCAACAAGACCAGCGTCCGCACGGACGAGGTGGTGATGCCGGACGGCTCCACCGTCACGCGTGACTACCAGGTGCACCCGGGCTCGGTCGCCGTCCTCGCCCTCGACGACCAGGGGCGCGTGCTGGTCCTCAGCCAGTACCGGCACCCGGTGCGGCAGAAGCTGTGGGAGATCCCCGCCGGGCTGCTCGACATCCCCGGTGAGAACCCGCTGCACGCCGCCCAGCGCGAGCTGTACGAGGAGGCGCACGTCAAGGCCGAGGACTGGCGGGTGCTGACCGACGTCTACACCACCCCCGGCGGCTGCGACGAGGCCGTGCGGATCTTCCTCGCCCGGGAGATCTCCGAGGTGGAGGGCGAGCGCTTCGCCGTCGAGCACGAGGAGCTCGACATGGAGCTGGACCGGGTGCCGCTGGCGGACCTGGTGCGCGGCGTCCTCGCGGGCGAGCTCCACAACAACTGCCTGGTCGTGGGCGTGCTCTCGCTCTCGGCGGTGCTGGCGGGCGACGGCCTGGACGCGCTGCGCCCGGCGGACGCCCCCTGGCCCGCCCGCCCCTTCGAGGCCTAGCCACCGCGCCGGTCGGACCGTCCGGAGAACCGAATAGGTGATCTTCGGCGGGGCCGGTCCGGATTCCGCGGGGGGTGTCGGGCGGTGAACTAGGCTCGACGCGTTCCCGACCGCGTCCGCGGCGGGCTCGAACGTGCAGTTGGGACGGGAGTGTGCCCCGTGGCGGAGCGGGCGGTGGAGACCGGCAGCAGGATCGCGGAGCCCCCGCCCGAGCGGCGGCCCGCGGCTCCTCGGACCGGTAGCCGGCAGCAGCGGCCCGGCCCGGCCGGGGTCTTCGTCGGCCGCCGCCGTGAGCTGGAGGAGCTGCGGGCGGACATCGACCGCACCGGGCTCGACACCCTGGCCGGCCGCAAGGCGCCGCGCTGCCGGGTGCTGCTCATCGCCGGACGGCCCGGTTCCGGCCGTTCCGCGCTGGCCGACCAGCTGGTCCGGCGGCTCGCCGACGACTACCCCGACGGGGTGCTGCGGGCCCGCCTGACGGGCGCCGACGGCGAGCCCGTACCCACCGAGCGCACCGCACGGGCCCTGCTCGCCGGGCTCGGCGCGCCCGTGCCCGCGGGCGCCTGCGAGGACGAGCTGACGGAGGCGCTGCGCACCGCGCTGCTCGGCCGGCGGACGCTGCTGCTCCTGGACGACGCGGCGGGCGCCGAGCAGGTCGACCCGCTGCTTCCGGACGAGTCCGGCTGCCTGGTCGTCGCCGTCTCGCGCGGCCCGCTGACCGGCGTCCCCGACGTCCGCCCGTGCACGCTGGGCGGGCTCGACACGGCCGCGGCCGTGGAGCTCCTGGAGAGATACGCGGGCCCCACCCGGATCACCTGCGACCCGGTCGCCGCGAAGGCCGTCGTGGAGGAGTGCGGCGGCCAGCCCGCCGCGCTGGTCCTGGTCGGCGGCTGGCTCGCGGCGCACCCCAAGACGACCGTCGTCGACGCCGCCAAGCGGCTGCGGGAGCTGCCGCCCGCCGACGGCCACGAGAGCGCGGGCCGGCCGCTGGCACGGGCCTTCTGGCTCGCCTACGAGGCGCTGCCGGCCGCCTCCGCCCGCATACTGCGCCTGCTGGCGCTGGCCCCGGCCGGCCCGGCGGACGCGCACACCACGTCGGCGCTGGCCGGCTGCTCGGTGGCCGCCGCCGAGAGCGCGCTGGAGGACTTCGCCGCCCGCGGCCTGCTGCGGGCCGAGCCCGCGGGGCCCTATTTGGGCCCGCAGTACTGGGTGCCGGGCTGCCTGGCGTCCATGCTGCGGGCGCTGCTGGAGACCCAGGAGCGCCCGGCGGAGGTGGAGCTGGCGCGGGCCCGGATGCTGGAGCGGACCGTGCGTCAGCTGCACTCCTGCCGGGCGAGCACCGAGACCGACGACCCGCTGACCCGCAGACGCCTCGCGGAGCTGCCCCGGCCGCTGCGCTTCCCGACCCCGCAGGCGGCCGAGGAGTGGCTGCGCGGCCGGCTGCCGGCGCTGCTGGCGGCGGCCCGGCTGGCGGTGCGGGACGGCCGGCTGGACACCCTCGCCCGGCGGCTGGTCTCCGCGCTGACCCGGGCCCTGACGGCCCATCTGGGCGCCGAGGAGGCGGGGCCGGAGCTCTACGGGCTGCACCAGCTCGTCCTCGACGTCGCGCAGCGCTGCGAGATGCCGCTGGAGAAGGCCGCGGCGCTGCTGAACCTCGGCGACCTGGACGCGCGCGCCGGACGCACCCGCACCGCACTGGGCCGCTACCGCGAGGCGCTGGACTCGGCGCGCGAGGCGTCCGACCCGTACGCCACGAGCCGTTCGCTGGAGTCCATCGCCGCCTCCCACCAGGAGCTGGGTGACTGGCAGCGGGCCGCCGACTGGTACCGGCGGGCCCTGGAGCTGCGTCTGACGAGGGGTGAGCCGGCGGACGAGGCCAGGCTGTACGGGCGGCTGGGCGCGGTGCACACCTACGCGGGGGAGTGGAGCGAGGCCCTGCGCGACTGGCGGGCCGCGGCGGCCACGTACCGGCGGCTGCGCGACCTGCCCGGCCACGCGCGGGCGCTCGGCGAGA from Streptomyces albireticuli carries:
- a CDS encoding glycoside hydrolase family 15 protein, with translation MAGRIEDYALIGDMQTAALVCRDGTADWLCLPRFDSHAAFAGLLGTEEHGFWRIGPAHPSGAAPPHADRRRYRGDSLVLESEWDTPRGTVRVIDFMPPRDGAPQLIRIVEGVSGRVPMRSALRMRFSYGRVVPWVHKVGDRTVAVAGPDSVWLDTTAETFGKDLTTYSDFTVSPGERIAFTISWQPSHREAPALPDPEGSLEATEDFWREWVEHCTYHGPYRDAVVRSLITLKALTYAPTGGIVAAPTTSLPEDIGGSRNWDYRFTWLRDAAITLSSLLRTGYREEARAWREWLLRAVAGDPENLQIMYGIAGERELGEAELSWLPGYENSAPVRIGNGAADQLQLDVYGEVTEALHLAHMTGLARNDYASLLQLRLIGYLEDHWNEPDEGIWEVRGPRRHFVHSKVMAWVAVDRTIKLIESGDVDGPLERWRELRDDIHRDVCEKGYDKERNTFTQSYGSKELDASLLLIPQMGFLPPDDKRVIGTIEAIQRELSTPDGFVLRYPTAGDEAGVDGLEGDEGAFLACSFWLADDLAMIGRVDEARQLFERLLALRNDLGLLAEEWDPRLQRQVGNFPQAFSHVPLIDTALRLTASSAFGG
- a CDS encoding CTP synthase, which encodes MAIAAKPTTTKHLFVTGGVASSLGKGLTASSLGALLKARGLRVTMQKLDPYLNVDPGTMNPFQHGEVFVTNDGAETDLDIGHYERFLDVDLDGSANVTTGQVYSSVIAKERRGEYLGDTVQVIPHITNEIKHRIRRMATDDVDVVITEVGGTVGDIESLPFLETVRQVRHEVGRDNVFVVHISLLPYIGPSGELKTKPTQHSVAALRNIGIQPDAIVLRADREVPAAIKRKISLMCDVDEAAVVAAIDAPSIYDIPKVLHTEGLDAYVVRKLDLPFRDVNWTQWEDLLDRVHNPDHEVTVALVGKYIDLPDAYLSVTEAIRAGGFANRAKVKVKWVASDDCKTPAGAEKQLGDVDAICIPGGFGDRGVNGKVGAITYAREKKIPLLGLCLGLQCVVIEAARNLAGIEGANSTEFDPATANPVISTMAEQLDIVAGEGDMGGTMRLGMYPAKLAEGSIVREVYDDQPYVEERHRHRYEVNNSYRAELEKAGLVFSGTSPDNKLVEYVEYPREAHPYLVATQAHPELRSRPTRPHPLFAGLVKAAVKRKQG
- a CDS encoding NUDIX domain-containing protein; translated protein: MGIKDTAEEWQVNATATPFVGNKTSVRTDEVVMPDGSTVTRDYQVHPGSVAVLALDDQGRVLVLSQYRHPVRQKLWEIPAGLLDIPGENPLHAAQRELYEEAHVKAEDWRVLTDVYTTPGGCDEAVRIFLAREISEVEGERFAVEHEELDMELDRVPLADLVRGVLAGELHNNCLVVGVLSLSAVLAGDGLDALRPADAPWPARPFEA
- a CDS encoding tetratricopeptide repeat protein codes for the protein MAERAVETGSRIAEPPPERRPAAPRTGSRQQRPGPAGVFVGRRRELEELRADIDRTGLDTLAGRKAPRCRVLLIAGRPGSGRSALADQLVRRLADDYPDGVLRARLTGADGEPVPTERTARALLAGLGAPVPAGACEDELTEALRTALLGRRTLLLLDDAAGAEQVDPLLPDESGCLVVAVSRGPLTGVPDVRPCTLGGLDTAAAVELLERYAGPTRITCDPVAAKAVVEECGGQPAALVLVGGWLAAHPKTTVVDAAKRLRELPPADGHESAGRPLARAFWLAYEALPAASARILRLLALAPAGPADAHTTSALAGCSVAAAESALEDFAARGLLRAEPAGPYLGPQYWVPGCLASMLRALLETQERPAEVELARARMLERTVRQLHSCRASTETDDPLTRRRLAELPRPLRFPTPQAAEEWLRGRLPALLAAARLAVRDGRLDTLARRLVSALTRALTAHLGAEEAGPELYGLHQLVLDVAQRCEMPLEKAAALLNLGDLDARAGRTRTALGRYREALDSAREASDPYATSRSLESIAASHQELGDWQRAADWYRRALELRLTRGEPADEARLYGRLGAVHTYAGEWSEALRDWRAAAATYRRLRDLPGHARALGEIARVQEYAGRPQEALRTCLEAVEQARQAGDVRLEAAVRLRLADTLERLGDPPAAGLHRGEAERLLAAGEAPGPVGGPGAAGGAGGDGPGISPARAPGLPRPQPGPHGG